Proteins encoded by one window of Chondromyces crocatus:
- a CDS encoding protein kinase domain-containing protein, translated as MREESSSPPPTAASVTADVARVEATFPPRQSGTSSSVAFERTVASLLAGGFLEHYEIIRKLGEGGMGVVLLARDTRLGRLVAIKLLQNRGRSTTRLLAEARATALCRHENIVVIHDVDEADGGPYMVLEYLEGRTLRDVLSSEDRGPRRALPRGLAIDIVTSVLRALAAAHARGVVHRDLKPENIMILDAGGIKVLDFGLARCGDGLDPSDGGTLAYMAPEQWRGEPIDARTDLWAVGVLLHELLAGEHPLSPLTRERLEQVADLDAPMPRLRDAFPELSALSAIVERCSNKRREARFASADELLTELTPLRGRATSLAEGELPFAGLSAFQEADADRFFGRERDIAALTRRLRRQRLITVVGPSGAGKSSFLRAGVIPALKHSGEDWDVLVLRPGRAPLLALGEALAGVEARAEGGEDGPPVSDELRVEPGLLGARLRAHCRARGPGSHALVFVDQFEELYTQGTAPSERSAFLQCLLGVADDASSPLRVVVAIRSDFLDRMAEDPRFLGEVTQGFFLLPPMGPEALREALLRPVEAAGHHFEDEAMLTGILDELSLARTPLPLLQFSAVELWEARDPESKCLKRASYERLGGVVGSLSTHADTVFSTLSLPDQRLCRAVFTRLVTPERTRAIVSLSELASLDDDPDAVETLVQHLCTARLVLLEVGGHPGAVLVELVHEALIERWPRLARWLDESAADAQLVARLRAATSQWQVGGEAPGLLWRDRAAEEARAWYERRRVDPEVERGLLLGRSEERYLLAMIELQDQARRRRRRAIVGAFAVLGAVSILVLLLALSAQNEARRADAEAARVKERNIELSLQALRGRNATRILAARKHKDDPTLVLALAREVEPDAIPKEWAEIVSEALSSGVTRHEIAGVHGDSAIYAAAISPDGTRILTASHDKTARILAAGDHQHLATLRGHDAYLWFAAWSPDGTRILTASGDSTARIWNADGTGEPLVLRGHEEHVNSALMSPDGQRVVTASGDRTARVYRAADGEQIALLAHGAPVTVARFSPDGLHIVTTSLDGIVRVWDADGKRAPRLLRGHIGEIVGAAWSPDGAHLATAGKDTTVRVWDAFAGTERLTLRGHEDKVMNVVWSRDGKRIASVSKDKTARIWDTEGAVPPVVLRGHKHWVYTADFTPDGRNLLTASLDTTIRLWGLDEIVTPIVLAGHTDNINDIAWSPDGARIATAASDGTARVWRADGGGSPVVLRGPTRHTSAATWSPDGARIVTISSVGKAQVWSLDDLSSPISIGHDDQSLWRVDWSPSGDRIVTASTDGWVRVWASDGAGLQAETRVPTEPDAMVGAWFEPAGDRVVVADGVGTLYLWNVGQAGERTVLTRDAEFESRYWTGAHWSPDGARILASFGGSTARIWDVRDAAPPITLRGHEAKVTFASWSPDGRRILTTSKDRTARLWAADGAAQPVVLHGHGDVVSWASMSPDGERIATASEDTTTRIFRADGSGQPFVLGGSAFAIRHVAWSPDGKTIAQHAEEPFARLWPAVEPFRGPDDVRLWRATSYCIPVPIRRELLQVTEDEAQRDQDACVRRVLEARAAEGSAGGVSARERAARP; from the coding sequence TTGCGAGAAGAATCCAGCTCTCCTCCCCCGACCGCAGCGAGCGTCACGGCGGACGTCGCGCGCGTCGAGGCGACCTTTCCCCCGCGCCAGAGCGGGACCTCCTCGTCCGTGGCCTTCGAGCGCACCGTGGCCTCCTTGCTCGCCGGTGGCTTCCTCGAACACTACGAGATCATCCGCAAGCTCGGCGAAGGTGGCATGGGGGTCGTGCTGCTCGCGCGCGACACCAGGCTCGGGCGGCTCGTCGCCATCAAGCTCCTCCAGAACCGCGGAAGGTCGACCACGCGCCTGCTGGCCGAGGCGAGGGCAACGGCCCTCTGCAGACACGAGAACATCGTGGTCATCCACGACGTCGACGAGGCCGACGGCGGGCCGTACATGGTCCTCGAGTACCTCGAAGGCCGCACGCTGCGGGACGTGCTTTCCTCCGAGGACCGCGGACCGCGGCGCGCGCTCCCCCGAGGCCTCGCGATCGACATCGTGACCTCGGTCCTCCGCGCGCTCGCCGCCGCGCACGCGCGTGGCGTCGTCCACCGTGATCTCAAGCCGGAGAACATCATGATCCTCGACGCCGGCGGGATCAAAGTGCTGGATTTCGGGCTGGCCCGGTGCGGCGACGGCCTCGATCCGAGCGACGGCGGGACGCTCGCCTACATGGCGCCCGAGCAGTGGCGCGGCGAACCGATCGACGCGCGCACCGATCTCTGGGCGGTCGGCGTCCTGCTCCACGAGCTGCTGGCAGGTGAGCATCCGCTGTCGCCGCTCACCCGGGAGCGACTCGAGCAGGTCGCCGATCTGGATGCCCCCATGCCCAGGCTCCGCGACGCCTTCCCCGAGCTTTCGGCGCTCTCGGCCATCGTGGAGCGCTGCTCGAACAAGCGACGAGAAGCGCGCTTCGCGTCGGCGGACGAACTGCTCACGGAACTCACGCCGTTGCGGGGCCGGGCGACGTCGCTCGCCGAGGGCGAGCTGCCGTTCGCGGGGCTCTCGGCATTCCAGGAGGCGGATGCGGACCGCTTCTTCGGCCGCGAGCGGGACATCGCGGCCCTCACGAGGCGGCTCCGTCGCCAGCGACTCATCACGGTGGTGGGGCCCTCCGGCGCTGGCAAATCGTCGTTTCTGCGTGCCGGCGTGATCCCTGCCTTGAAGCACTCCGGAGAGGACTGGGACGTGCTCGTCCTGCGCCCAGGACGCGCCCCCCTGCTGGCGCTCGGCGAGGCGCTCGCGGGGGTGGAGGCGCGCGCCGAGGGCGGGGAGGACGGCCCCCCGGTCTCGGACGAGCTGCGCGTCGAGCCGGGCCTGCTCGGCGCCCGCCTGCGCGCCCACTGCCGCGCGCGGGGGCCCGGGAGCCATGCGCTCGTCTTCGTCGACCAGTTCGAGGAACTCTACACACAGGGCACCGCGCCGAGCGAACGGTCGGCCTTCCTTCAATGCCTCCTCGGCGTGGCGGACGACGCCTCGTCGCCGCTGCGGGTCGTCGTGGCCATCCGCTCGGATTTCCTCGACCGCATGGCCGAGGATCCGCGTTTCCTGGGCGAGGTCACCCAGGGCTTCTTCCTCCTGCCTCCCATGGGGCCCGAGGCCCTGCGCGAGGCCTTGCTGCGTCCGGTGGAGGCAGCGGGCCATCACTTCGAGGACGAGGCGATGCTCACGGGCATCCTGGACGAGCTGTCGCTCGCCAGGACCCCCCTTCCGCTCCTGCAATTCTCGGCCGTCGAACTCTGGGAAGCGCGGGATCCGGAATCGAAATGCTTGAAGCGGGCCAGCTACGAGCGGCTCGGCGGCGTGGTCGGATCGCTCTCCACCCACGCCGACACCGTCTTCTCGACGCTGTCGCTGCCCGACCAGCGCCTCTGTCGGGCGGTCTTCACGCGCCTGGTCACGCCCGAACGAACGCGCGCGATCGTGAGCCTGTCGGAACTCGCCTCCCTCGACGACGATCCCGACGCGGTGGAGACGCTGGTCCAGCATCTCTGCACCGCGAGGCTCGTGCTCCTCGAGGTCGGCGGCCATCCGGGCGCCGTCCTGGTGGAACTCGTGCACGAGGCGCTCATCGAGCGCTGGCCGAGGCTCGCACGGTGGCTCGACGAGAGCGCAGCGGACGCCCAGCTCGTGGCCCGGCTGCGCGCCGCCACGTCGCAGTGGCAGGTGGGCGGAGAGGCGCCCGGCTTGCTCTGGCGCGACCGCGCCGCCGAGGAGGCACGGGCGTGGTACGAGCGAAGGCGCGTGGACCCCGAGGTCGAGCGCGGCTTGCTCCTCGGCCGCTCGGAGGAGCGTTACCTCCTCGCCATGATCGAACTCCAGGATCAGGCGCGCCGGAGACGACGGCGCGCGATCGTTGGAGCGTTCGCGGTCCTCGGCGCCGTGTCGATCCTCGTGCTCCTCCTGGCCCTGAGCGCCCAGAACGAGGCACGGCGCGCGGACGCCGAGGCCGCGCGTGTCAAAGAGAGGAACATCGAACTCTCGCTCCAGGCCCTGCGTGGCCGCAACGCCACGCGGATCCTCGCGGCGCGCAAGCACAAGGACGATCCCACGCTCGTGCTCGCGCTCGCGCGGGAGGTCGAGCCCGACGCCATTCCGAAGGAGTGGGCCGAGATCGTGAGCGAGGCGCTCTCCTCGGGCGTCACGCGCCACGAGATCGCGGGCGTCCATGGTGATTCGGCCATCTACGCGGCGGCCATCAGCCCGGATGGCACGCGCATCCTCACGGCATCGCACGACAAGACGGCGCGCATCCTGGCTGCCGGCGACCACCAGCATCTCGCCACGCTGCGCGGTCACGATGCCTACCTCTGGTTTGCCGCCTGGAGTCCGGATGGCACGCGCATCCTCACGGCGTCGGGGGACAGCACGGCGCGGATCTGGAACGCGGATGGCACCGGGGAGCCGCTCGTGCTGCGAGGTCACGAGGAACACGTCAACTCGGCGCTGATGAGCCCGGATGGGCAGCGCGTGGTCACGGCCTCCGGAGACAGGACCGCGAGGGTGTACCGCGCTGCGGACGGGGAACAGATCGCCCTGCTCGCGCACGGAGCGCCCGTCACGGTGGCCCGGTTCAGCCCCGATGGCCTGCACATCGTGACGACGTCGCTGGACGGGATCGTGCGCGTGTGGGACGCGGACGGCAAGCGCGCGCCGCGGCTCCTGCGCGGGCACATCGGCGAGATCGTCGGGGCTGCCTGGAGCCCGGACGGCGCGCACCTCGCCACGGCAGGCAAGGACACCACGGTGCGCGTCTGGGATGCCTTCGCGGGCACCGAGCGCCTCACGCTGCGCGGCCACGAGGACAAGGTCATGAACGTCGTGTGGAGCCGCGACGGCAAGCGCATCGCCTCGGTGTCCAAGGACAAGACCGCGCGCATCTGGGACACCGAAGGCGCGGTGCCGCCGGTCGTCTTGCGTGGCCACAAGCACTGGGTCTACACGGCAGATTTCACCCCCGATGGCCGCAACCTCCTCACGGCATCGCTCGACACGACGATCCGGCTCTGGGGCCTCGACGAGATCGTCACGCCGATCGTGCTCGCGGGACACACCGACAACATCAACGACATCGCGTGGAGCCCGGACGGCGCGCGCATCGCCACAGCGGCGTCGGATGGGACGGCGCGCGTCTGGCGTGCGGATGGGGGAGGCAGCCCGGTCGTCTTGCGCGGCCCCACCAGGCACACGTCGGCGGCGACATGGAGTCCCGACGGCGCGCGCATCGTCACGATCTCTTCGGTCGGCAAGGCGCAGGTCTGGAGCCTCGACGATCTCTCCTCACCCATCTCCATCGGTCATGACGACCAGAGCCTCTGGCGCGTCGATTGGAGCCCGTCAGGAGACCGGATCGTCACCGCGTCCACGGATGGATGGGTGCGCGTCTGGGCGAGCGATGGCGCCGGCCTGCAGGCAGAGACGAGGGTCCCGACCGAACCCGACGCCATGGTGGGAGCGTGGTTCGAGCCCGCAGGCGACCGGGTCGTCGTGGCGGACGGCGTCGGGACCCTCTATCTCTGGAACGTGGGCCAGGCAGGAGAACGCACCGTCCTCACCCGGGACGCCGAGTTCGAGTCCAGGTACTGGACGGGCGCCCACTGGAGCCCGGACGGCGCGCGCATTCTCGCCTCGTTCGGTGGCAGTACCGCACGGATCTGGGATGTGCGCGACGCGGCGCCTCCGATCACGCTCCGAGGTCACGAAGCGAAGGTCACCTTCGCTTCCTGGTCGCCCGACGGCAGGCGGATCCTCACGACGTCCAAGGACAGAACGGCGCGCCTCTGGGCCGCGGACGGCGCTGCCCAGCCGGTGGTCCTTCATGGCCACGGGGACGTCGTCTCCTGGGCGAGCATGAGCCCGGATGGCGAGCGGATCGCCACCGCCTCCGAAGACACGACGACACGCATCTTCCGTGCTGATGGGTCCGGGCAACCCTTCGTGCTCGGAGGCTCTGCATTCGCCATCAGACACGTCGCCTGGAGTCCTGACGGCAAGACGATCGCGCAGCATGCCGAGGAGCCCTTTGCCCGGCTCTGGCCCGCCGTGGAGCCATTCCGTGGCCCTGACGACGTTCGACTCTGGCGAGCGACCTCGTACTGTATCCCCGTGCCGATCCGCAGAGAGCTGCTCCAGGTCACCGAGGACGAGGCCCAGAGGGACCAGGATGCGTGCGTGCGCCGCGTCCTGGAAGCTCGCGCCGCAGAGGGAAGTGCTGGCGGCGTGTCGGCTCGTGAGAGGGCGGCGCGGCCATGA
- a CDS encoding ImmA/IrrE family metallo-endopeptidase — MTGVDETARWRARGRRALASAACVGALLLGLSACERASSTCPSGVAHDPPRARALLTQLSTTDEGKTLLQRLPVTTPSLCFGQVPVSAIDDTGTLLLDDRLPDAEAAARLGHLLLHRVEGSPAPRAGEPDCDAAVHRALTAEARAFALELRLRRALGVTSTRYAFEADVWRVTPEAHQQTILTWLVAHPGGGEGVDALGEGYRRRCEGR; from the coding sequence ATGACAGGGGTCGACGAGACGGCGAGGTGGCGCGCGCGAGGACGTCGTGCGCTGGCCAGCGCCGCCTGTGTCGGGGCCCTTCTTCTCGGCCTGTCCGCGTGCGAACGAGCCTCGAGCACCTGCCCCTCGGGGGTCGCGCACGATCCCCCCCGTGCTCGGGCGCTCCTCACGCAGCTCTCGACGACCGACGAAGGAAAAACTCTCCTCCAGCGTCTTCCTGTCACCACGCCGTCGCTCTGCTTCGGCCAGGTGCCCGTCTCCGCGATCGACGACACGGGCACCCTCCTGCTCGACGACCGCTTGCCTGATGCCGAGGCAGCTGCGCGCCTCGGACATCTGCTCCTCCATCGCGTCGAGGGCTCCCCGGCGCCTCGCGCTGGAGAGCCGGACTGTGACGCTGCCGTCCACCGTGCCCTCACCGCCGAGGCCCGTGCCTTTGCCCTGGAGCTTCGCCTGCGTCGGGCACTGGGGGTGACCTCGACCCGGTACGCTTTCGAGGCGGATGTCTGGCGCGTGACCCCGGAGGCCCACCAGCAGACGATCCTGACCTGGCTGGTGGCGCATCCGGGCGGCGGTGAGGGCGTGGACGCACTCGGAGAGGGCTACCGGCGACGCTGCGAAGGCCGTTGA
- a CDS encoding STAS-like domain-containing protein, which translates to MDVDNQRRPSLHPWVMTGSTRRKATSPPAGELETFILQQVLEHPDDIARITAEHFGITRQAVSRHLKRLVEEGKLQASGATRSRTYDLAILSEDAFSLDVSPALDEHEVWRARVSSLLRGLPKNVEAICHYGFTEMLNNVVDHSEGRSVTIAVRRTAASVVILIRDDGVGIFRKITKALDLSDERLAVLELSKGKLTTDPRRHSGEGIFFTSRMFDTFYLASGPIRLLCRGSKSMLLDAREPWLPVQDLLALDPREGTDVLLDISTQSERTMESVFDRFSDSLEEDYGFVRTQVPVSLARFGEENLVSRSQAKRLLVRFERFKEVVLDFSGVETVGQAFADEIFRVFPLDHPGVRLSWLNATSQVEKMIRRAIAARGES; encoded by the coding sequence GTGGACGTTGACAATCAGCGCCGCCCCTCACTACATCCATGGGTGATGACTGGCTCGACACGTCGCAAAGCAACTTCTCCGCCTGCTGGCGAACTCGAGACCTTCATCCTTCAGCAGGTGCTCGAGCATCCGGATGATATTGCGCGTATTACCGCCGAGCATTTCGGGATCACGCGCCAAGCCGTCAGCCGACACCTGAAGCGATTGGTAGAGGAGGGGAAACTTCAGGCTTCCGGCGCCACGCGCAGTCGCACATACGACCTCGCGATTCTCAGCGAGGACGCGTTCTCGCTCGACGTCAGCCCTGCGCTCGATGAGCATGAGGTCTGGCGAGCTCGTGTCAGCTCGTTGCTCCGTGGGCTTCCGAAAAATGTGGAGGCCATATGCCACTATGGCTTCACCGAGATGCTCAACAACGTCGTCGATCACTCCGAGGGGCGTTCGGTGACGATCGCCGTGCGGCGTACTGCCGCCTCGGTCGTCATCCTGATTCGCGACGATGGTGTCGGCATTTTCCGCAAGATCACCAAGGCACTCGACCTCTCCGACGAGCGTCTCGCCGTGCTGGAGCTATCCAAGGGCAAGCTCACGACCGACCCCAGAAGACATAGCGGAGAGGGGATATTCTTCACCTCCCGGATGTTCGATACGTTTTATCTCGCATCCGGTCCCATTCGGCTCTTGTGTCGAGGTTCGAAAAGCATGCTTCTCGACGCGCGTGAGCCATGGTTGCCGGTTCAGGACTTGCTTGCGCTCGATCCTAGAGAAGGGACCGATGTCTTGCTGGACATCAGCACCCAGAGCGAAAGGACGATGGAATCGGTCTTCGATCGATTCTCCGATTCACTCGAAGAAGATTATGGCTTCGTCAGGACTCAGGTTCCGGTCTCACTCGCGCGCTTCGGAGAAGAAAACCTGGTGTCTCGCTCTCAAGCGAAGCGCTTGCTGGTGAGATTCGAGCGCTTCAAGGAAGTCGTCCTCGATTTCAGCGGCGTGGAGACCGTCGGACAGGCCTTTGCTGACGAGATCTTTCGTGTCTTCCCGTTGGACCATCCAGGTGTGCGGCTCTCCTGGCTCAACGCGACATCTCAGGTCGAAAAAATGATTCGCCGGGCCATCGCGGCGCGGGGCGAAAGCTGA
- a CDS encoding N-acetylmuramoyl-L-alanine amidase family protein, with amino-acid sequence MSDTRFVPASPTSGEGATEHVHATTQACPDRRVIVIDPGHGGTVDEDGSKANNATSVSKVREKVLTLQYAQSLKQQLASAEVQAIFRSKNYCEVKTILTRETDVNPSGADRVAVATSNKADILLSIHFNGFDDPRARGTETFYKAKQNGHQTNEAEDLALAEAVLEAAVAAIKVFDSKGRSREAKADKDTQHKSIWVLRDPGIGLSGKMCRSAMLEVEFVTNAVADHHLVSGPKATQNRDAVMLAVAKALAKAL; translated from the coding sequence ATGAGCGACACGAGGTTCGTGCCCGCGAGCCCGACGTCCGGGGAGGGGGCCACGGAGCACGTGCATGCGACGACGCAAGCGTGCCCGGACCGGCGGGTCATCGTCATCGATCCCGGGCACGGGGGGACCGTGGACGAGGACGGCAGCAAAGCAAACAACGCCACGTCGGTGTCGAAGGTGCGCGAGAAGGTCCTGACCCTCCAGTATGCGCAGAGCCTGAAGCAGCAGCTCGCGAGCGCGGAGGTGCAAGCGATCTTCCGCTCCAAGAACTACTGCGAGGTGAAGACGATTCTGACGAGGGAGACGGATGTCAACCCGTCGGGCGCCGACCGCGTCGCCGTCGCGACGAGCAACAAAGCGGACATCTTGCTCAGCATTCACTTCAACGGCTTCGACGACCCGAGAGCGCGAGGAACGGAGACGTTCTACAAAGCGAAGCAGAACGGGCACCAGACGAACGAGGCGGAGGACCTCGCGCTCGCGGAGGCCGTGCTCGAGGCAGCCGTCGCCGCCATCAAGGTCTTCGACAGCAAGGGCCGCAGCCGGGAGGCGAAGGCGGACAAGGACACGCAGCACAAATCGATCTGGGTGCTGCGCGATCCGGGGATCGGCCTGAGCGGGAAGATGTGTCGGTCGGCGATGCTCGAGGTGGAGTTCGTCACGAACGCGGTGGCGGACCACCACCTGGTGAGCGGGCCGAAGGCGACGCAGAACCGGGACGCGGTGATGCTCGCGGTGGCGAAGGCGCTGGCGAAGGCGCTGTGA
- a CDS encoding vWA domain-containing protein gives MRSRLSALWMVALLAGCAAGSSTTPGASSPAGAEKPGAGTDAAAQPVAASTDPVAVVATGEPGRKAHTGPWIGAAGASDFVLPGRQETQLGVWIDVPEALRKARVPASVALVVDVSGSMGGEKIEHAREAARSFISGLADGDQVSLIAFSDTARELVAPVILDATTRRRVLSTVAELTPLGGTNMFDGLRLGGGRAASAPSTHAVRRVVLISDGQANVGPSSPEVLGALAQQGAERGVQVTSLGVGVDYDESTLNALAIHSSGRLYHMTRSDEMPEILSKELALLQGTAATDAFVEIVPAPGVELLGVQGARVERASDGAIRVRLGTMFAGQHREMLVRARLQAPSEGAHALASVRLHFRDPGEGNLERVQEIVARYQVTPDTRLVAAHQNARTQTIAAMMDAGQAAVDAAQQLNTGDFEAADKVLAVAEKKLKDTAAKATSKNEQERALAAAASVSKQRTTTRAAAAAPAPARRATVLEMNGAGMQQMGY, from the coding sequence ATGCGCTCTCGTCTCTCAGCTCTGTGGATGGTCGCTCTGCTCGCTGGCTGTGCGGCCGGCTCCTCCACGACCCCGGGCGCCTCGTCACCCGCCGGCGCCGAAAAGCCCGGTGCGGGCACCGATGCCGCCGCCCAGCCCGTCGCCGCATCGACCGATCCCGTGGCCGTCGTCGCCACCGGCGAACCCGGGCGCAAGGCGCACACCGGCCCCTGGATCGGCGCGGCTGGCGCCAGCGACTTCGTCCTCCCGGGCCGCCAGGAGACCCAGCTCGGCGTGTGGATCGACGTCCCCGAGGCCCTCCGGAAGGCCCGCGTCCCGGCCTCCGTCGCCCTCGTCGTCGACGTCTCCGGATCCATGGGCGGCGAGAAGATCGAGCACGCCCGCGAGGCAGCCCGCTCCTTCATCAGCGGCCTCGCCGACGGTGACCAGGTCTCCCTCATCGCCTTCTCCGACACCGCCCGCGAGCTCGTCGCCCCGGTGATCCTCGACGCCACCACCCGGCGGCGCGTGCTCTCCACCGTCGCCGAGCTCACCCCCCTCGGCGGCACCAACATGTTCGACGGCCTCCGCCTCGGTGGTGGCCGCGCTGCGAGCGCACCCAGCACCCACGCCGTACGCCGCGTCGTCCTCATCTCGGACGGCCAGGCCAACGTCGGCCCCTCGTCGCCGGAGGTCCTCGGAGCGCTGGCCCAGCAAGGCGCGGAGCGCGGCGTGCAGGTCACCTCGCTCGGCGTCGGCGTCGACTACGACGAGAGCACCCTCAACGCCCTCGCCATCCACTCGAGCGGCCGCCTCTACCACATGACCCGCTCCGACGAGATGCCCGAGATCCTGTCCAAGGAGCTGGCGCTGCTCCAGGGCACGGCAGCCACCGACGCCTTCGTCGAGATCGTCCCTGCGCCAGGCGTGGAGCTGCTCGGCGTCCAGGGCGCGCGTGTCGAGCGGGCTTCGGATGGCGCCATCCGCGTCCGTCTCGGCACCATGTTCGCCGGGCAGCACCGGGAGATGCTCGTGCGCGCACGCCTCCAGGCGCCGTCGGAGGGCGCGCACGCGCTGGCCAGCGTGCGGCTCCACTTCCGCGACCCCGGCGAGGGCAACCTGGAGCGCGTGCAGGAGATCGTGGCGCGCTACCAGGTGACGCCGGACACGCGGCTCGTCGCGGCCCACCAGAACGCGCGCACGCAGACCATCGCCGCGATGATGGACGCCGGCCAGGCCGCCGTGGACGCCGCGCAGCAGCTGAACACCGGCGACTTCGAGGCCGCCGACAAGGTGCTCGCCGTCGCCGAGAAGAAGCTCAAGGACACCGCGGCCAAGGCCACCTCGAAGAACGAGCAAGAGCGCGCCCTGGCCGCCGCCGCTTCGGTCTCCAAGCAGCGCACGACGACGCGCGCCGCCGCCGCTGCGCCAGCCCCTGCGCGCCGCGCCACCGTGCTGGAGATGAACGGCGCAGGCATGCAGCAGATGGGCTACTGA
- a CDS encoding sigma 54-interacting transcriptional regulator has protein sequence MTRKPVPLGTTQEPAREERSARHLERPFLFVVLHGDRPTLGGARYSLWETDLVAIGRGPERAASRVHEGGTRRLEVRLPDAAISKTQARLIRRGGGWAFEDAGSKNGSFINGRRVGNTTLQDGDFIELGNVVLRYRAGLPASPSSASDLDLQGAEIGGFSTLVPQLADDLDALTRIARAPVPVLLLGESGTGKEVLAAGLHAHAGRPGPLVAVNCGALTASLLESQLFGHLKGAFTGAIRDEPGYVRRANGGTLFLDEVGDLPLPAQATLLRVLEEGEVVPIGGTTPIKVDLRVVAATHRPLDKMAIQGEFRVDLLARLSGHRHTLKPLRQRIEDMGLLVGALLQRSKVRGASESGFTVDAAKWLLSHPWPLNIRELSQALGVAAALAEERLIQRAHLSDRGQEEPEPDAEMNRMTPDDPLRGRIMALLEKNRGNVSDVARDLGKSRVQIYRWMQKLSIDIEDYRP, from the coding sequence ATGACGCGGAAGCCCGTCCCGCTCGGGACGACGCAAGAGCCTGCGCGCGAGGAACGGAGCGCCCGACACCTCGAGCGTCCCTTCCTGTTCGTGGTGCTGCATGGCGATCGGCCGACCCTCGGCGGTGCGCGGTACTCCCTCTGGGAGACGGATCTCGTCGCCATCGGCCGTGGCCCCGAGCGCGCCGCCTCGCGCGTCCACGAAGGGGGCACCCGGCGGCTCGAGGTGCGCTTGCCCGACGCGGCGATCTCGAAGACCCAGGCGCGCCTGATCCGGCGTGGTGGCGGCTGGGCCTTCGAGGACGCCGGCTCCAAGAATGGCTCCTTCATCAATGGCCGGCGCGTCGGAAACACCACGCTGCAAGACGGTGATTTCATCGAACTCGGCAACGTCGTCCTGCGCTACCGCGCGGGCCTCCCGGCGTCGCCCTCCTCCGCCTCGGACCTCGACCTTCAGGGCGCCGAGATCGGCGGCTTCTCCACGCTCGTCCCTCAGCTCGCCGACGACCTCGACGCACTGACGCGCATCGCCCGAGCGCCTGTCCCGGTGCTCCTCCTCGGCGAGTCCGGCACGGGCAAGGAGGTCCTCGCGGCGGGCCTCCATGCGCACGCGGGGCGTCCCGGGCCACTCGTCGCCGTGAACTGCGGGGCCCTCACCGCGTCGCTGCTCGAAAGCCAGCTCTTCGGGCATCTCAAGGGCGCGTTCACTGGCGCGATCCGGGACGAGCCCGGGTACGTGCGCAGGGCGAACGGCGGCACCCTCTTCCTCGACGAGGTGGGCGATCTCCCGCTCCCTGCGCAGGCCACGCTCCTGCGCGTACTCGAAGAGGGCGAAGTCGTGCCCATCGGCGGCACGACCCCGATCAAGGTCGACCTGCGCGTCGTCGCCGCGACGCACAGACCCCTCGACAAGATGGCCATCCAAGGTGAGTTCCGGGTCGACCTGCTGGCGCGGCTCTCCGGCCACCGGCACACGCTGAAGCCGCTGCGGCAGCGCATCGAGGACATGGGCCTCCTGGTGGGCGCGCTCCTGCAACGCTCGAAGGTCCGGGGTGCGAGCGAAAGCGGCTTCACCGTGGATGCCGCCAAGTGGCTGCTGTCGCACCCCTGGCCGCTCAACATCCGGGAGCTGTCGCAGGCCCTCGGCGTCGCGGCTGCGCTCGCCGAGGAGCGCCTCATCCAGCGCGCGCACCTGAGCGACCGTGGCCAGGAGGAGCCCGAGCCCGACGCGGAAATGAACCGCATGACGCCCGACGATCCCCTCCGCGGGCGCATCATGGCGCTCCTCGAGAAGAACCGCGGAAACGTGAGCGACGTGGCGCGTGACCTGGGCAAATCGCGGGTGCAGATCTATCGCTGGATGCAGAAGCTCTCGATCGACATCGAAGACTACCGTCCGTGA